The Brassica napus cultivar Da-Ae chromosome C7, Da-Ae, whole genome shotgun sequence genome has a segment encoding these proteins:
- the LOC106396472 gene encoding tyrosine--tRNA ligase 2, cytoplasmic-like isoform X1: protein MRFSCFKSKGVRCLLYFFFTIANKNTYENQSTEVSSIVFLIEMENAPTQASSLASGLQISEEVEQRFNLVKSVGEQCTHDDELRELLAKKAAPVCYDGFEPSGRMHIAQGLMKIMSVNKLTSAGCRVKIWIADWFAYMNNKLGGDLKKIRVVGEYFKEIFQAAGMNCENVEFLWSSEEINARGDEYWPLVMDIACRNSLAKIKRCMPIMGHSETEELSAAHILYVCMQCADTLFLEADICQLGMDQETVNLLARDYCDDINRGNRPVILSHHMLRGLQQGQTKMSKSDPSSAIFMEDEEAEVNVKIKKAYCPPGIVEGNPCVEYVRYIILPWFNEFTVERDEKYGGSKTYKSYEDIVTDYESNVLHPKDLKDALSKALNKILQPVRDHFKTNSRAKNLLKQVKGYKITRTALSKEMEALSVNAPNSASSAAGLQLSEEVENKYNIVRSIGEECIQEDELKNLLAKKPTPICYDGFEPSGRMHIAQGVMKVTNVNKLTTAGCQVKIWIADWFAQLNNKLGGDLERIKVVGEYFKEIWQAGGMNTDKVSFLWASDEINGRGGKYWPLVMDIARRNNLRRILRCGQIMGRSETEVLSAAQILYPCMQCADIFLLEADICQLGMDQRKVNMLAREYCDDIKRKNKPIILSHHMLPGLQQGQEKMSKSNPSSAIFMEDEEADVKEKISKAYCPARIVEGNPCLEYVKYLVLPRFNEFTVETDGSNKTFKSFEDIVADYENGALAPEDLKKALVKALNIMLQPVRDHFKTNDRAKNLLEQVKAFRVTR from the exons ATGCGTTTTTCTTGTTTCAAATCCAAAGGGGTCCGTTGTCTTCTGTATTTCTTCTTCACCATAGCGAACAAAAACACCTACGAGAATCAATCGACAGAGGTCAGTTCTATTGTCTTCCTAATCG AGATGGAGAATGCACCAACTCAGGCTTCTTCTTTGGCCTCCGGATTGCA GATAAGCGAGGAGGTCGAACAAAGATTCAACCTAGTTAAAAGTGTTGGCGAGCAATGCACACATGATGATGAGCTGAGGGAGCTTCTGGCTAAGAAGGCTGCTCCGGTTTGTTACGATGGCTTTGAACCATCAGGAAGGATGCATATCGCTCAA GGACTGATGAAGATCATGAGTGTGAACAAACTGACTTCTGCTGGTTGCCGAGTGAAGATCTGGATTGCAGATTGGTTTGCGTATATGAACAACAAGCTGGGAGGTGATTTGAAGAAAATCAGGGTGGTTGGAGAATATTTCAAGGAGATCTTTCAGGCTGCCGGGATGAACTGTGAGAATGTGGAGTTTTTATGGTCATCCGAAGAGATTAATGCTAGGGGAGATGAGTACTGGCCTCTTGTCATGGACATTGCCTGCAGAAACAGTCTCGCCAAAATAAAACG GTGTATGCCTATTATGGGTCATAGTGAGACCGAGGAGCTGAGTGCAGCTCACATTCTGTACGTGTGTATGCAATGTGCCGACACTCTCTTCCTTGAG GCTGATATTTGCCAGCTTGGGATGGATCAGGAAACGGTTAATCTGCTAGCGAGAGACTATTGTGATGACATTAACAGAGGAAACAGACCTGTCATCTTGTCTCACC ATATGCTTCGTGGTCTTCAACAAGGACAGACAAAGATGTCTAAGAGTGATCCTTCGTCTGCCATCTTCATGGAAGATGAGGAG GCTGAAGTTAATGTGAAGATAAAGAAAGCCTACTGCCCTCCGGGTATTGTGGAAGGTAACCCATGCGTGGAGTACGTCAGATACATCATTCTGCCCTGGTTCAATGAATTCACAGTAGAGCGAGACGAAAAGTATGGTGGTAGCAA GACCTACAAAAGCTATGAAGACATTGTCACTGACTATGAGAGCAATGTGTTGCATCCTAAGGATCTAAAGGACGCTCTGTCGAAAGCATTGAATAAAATACTGCAA CCTGTCCGTGACCATTTCAAAACCAACAGTCGTGCCAAGAATCTGCTAAAACAGGTCAAG GGCTACAAAATCACCAG AACGGCTCTATCCAAGGAGATGGAGGCTCTTTCCGTCAACGCACCAAACTCAGCATCTTCAGCTGCCGGATTACA GCTGAGCGAGGAGGTAGAGAATAAATACAATATTGTGAGGAGTATTGGCGAGGAGTGCATACAAGAGGATGAGCTAAAGAACCTGTTAGCCAAGAAGCCCACTCCGATCTGCTATGATGGATTTGAACCATCAGGAAGGATGCACATTGCCCAG GGAGTGATGAAGGTCACCAATGTGAACAAGTTGACAACAGCTGGTTGCCAAGTGAAAATTTGGATTGCAGATTGGTTTGCTCAACTGAACAACAAGTTGGGAGGTGACTTGGAGAGAATCAAAGTGGTTGGAGAATACTTCAAGGAGATTTGGCAAGCTGGTGGTATGAACACTGACAAAGTAAGCTTTCTTTGGGCTTCAGACGAAATTAATGGTAGAGGCGGTAAGTATTGGCCTCTTGTGATGGACATTGCTCGCAGAAACAACCTCCGTCGAATCTTGAG GTGTGGGCAGATTATGGGACGTAGTGAGACAGAGGTGCTGAGTGCAGCGCAGATTCTTTACCCTTGTATGCAGTGTGCTGATATTTTCTTACTCGAG GCTGATATTTGCCAGCTGGGGATGGATCAGAGGAAAGTAAACATGTTAGCAAGAGAATACTGTGATGACATTAAGAGAAAGAACAAACCCATCATCTTGTCCCACC ATATGCTTCCTGGTCTCCAACAAGGACAAGAGAAGATGTCGAAAAGTAATCCATCATCTGCCATTTTTATGGAAGATGAGGAG GCTGATGTTAAGGAGAAGATCAGCAAAGCTTATTGCCCAGCAAGAATTGTGGAAGGCAATCCATGTCTTGAATACGTCAAATACTTAGTTCTACCACGATTCAATGAGTTCACGGTTGAAACTGATGGCAGTAACAA GACCTTCAAAAGCTTTGAAGATATTGTTGCTGACTACGAGAACGGCGCGTTGGCTCCTGAAGATCTGAAGAAAGCCTTGGTGAAAGCACTGAATATAATGCTGCAA CCTGTTCGTGACCATTTCAAAACCAACGATCGCGCCAAAAATCTACTGGAACAGGTCAAg GCTTTTAGAGTCACCAGGTGA
- the LOC106396472 gene encoding tyrosine--tRNA ligase 2, cytoplasmic-like isoform X2, which translates to MENAPTQASSLASGLQISEEVEQRFNLVKSVGEQCTHDDELRELLAKKAAPVCYDGFEPSGRMHIAQGLMKIMSVNKLTSAGCRVKIWIADWFAYMNNKLGGDLKKIRVVGEYFKEIFQAAGMNCENVEFLWSSEEINARGDEYWPLVMDIACRNSLAKIKRCMPIMGHSETEELSAAHILYVCMQCADTLFLEADICQLGMDQETVNLLARDYCDDINRGNRPVILSHHMLRGLQQGQTKMSKSDPSSAIFMEDEEAEVNVKIKKAYCPPGIVEGNPCVEYVRYIILPWFNEFTVERDEKYGGSKTYKSYEDIVTDYESNVLHPKDLKDALSKALNKILQPVRDHFKTNSRAKNLLKQVKGYKITRTALSKEMEALSVNAPNSASSAAGLQLSEEVENKYNIVRSIGEECIQEDELKNLLAKKPTPICYDGFEPSGRMHIAQGVMKVTNVNKLTTAGCQVKIWIADWFAQLNNKLGGDLERIKVVGEYFKEIWQAGGMNTDKVSFLWASDEINGRGGKYWPLVMDIARRNNLRRILRCGQIMGRSETEVLSAAQILYPCMQCADIFLLEADICQLGMDQRKVNMLAREYCDDIKRKNKPIILSHHMLPGLQQGQEKMSKSNPSSAIFMEDEEADVKEKISKAYCPARIVEGNPCLEYVKYLVLPRFNEFTVETDGSNKTFKSFEDIVADYENGALAPEDLKKALVKALNIMLQPVRDHFKTNDRAKNLLEQVKAFRVTR; encoded by the exons ATGGAGAATGCACCAACTCAGGCTTCTTCTTTGGCCTCCGGATTGCA GATAAGCGAGGAGGTCGAACAAAGATTCAACCTAGTTAAAAGTGTTGGCGAGCAATGCACACATGATGATGAGCTGAGGGAGCTTCTGGCTAAGAAGGCTGCTCCGGTTTGTTACGATGGCTTTGAACCATCAGGAAGGATGCATATCGCTCAA GGACTGATGAAGATCATGAGTGTGAACAAACTGACTTCTGCTGGTTGCCGAGTGAAGATCTGGATTGCAGATTGGTTTGCGTATATGAACAACAAGCTGGGAGGTGATTTGAAGAAAATCAGGGTGGTTGGAGAATATTTCAAGGAGATCTTTCAGGCTGCCGGGATGAACTGTGAGAATGTGGAGTTTTTATGGTCATCCGAAGAGATTAATGCTAGGGGAGATGAGTACTGGCCTCTTGTCATGGACATTGCCTGCAGAAACAGTCTCGCCAAAATAAAACG GTGTATGCCTATTATGGGTCATAGTGAGACCGAGGAGCTGAGTGCAGCTCACATTCTGTACGTGTGTATGCAATGTGCCGACACTCTCTTCCTTGAG GCTGATATTTGCCAGCTTGGGATGGATCAGGAAACGGTTAATCTGCTAGCGAGAGACTATTGTGATGACATTAACAGAGGAAACAGACCTGTCATCTTGTCTCACC ATATGCTTCGTGGTCTTCAACAAGGACAGACAAAGATGTCTAAGAGTGATCCTTCGTCTGCCATCTTCATGGAAGATGAGGAG GCTGAAGTTAATGTGAAGATAAAGAAAGCCTACTGCCCTCCGGGTATTGTGGAAGGTAACCCATGCGTGGAGTACGTCAGATACATCATTCTGCCCTGGTTCAATGAATTCACAGTAGAGCGAGACGAAAAGTATGGTGGTAGCAA GACCTACAAAAGCTATGAAGACATTGTCACTGACTATGAGAGCAATGTGTTGCATCCTAAGGATCTAAAGGACGCTCTGTCGAAAGCATTGAATAAAATACTGCAA CCTGTCCGTGACCATTTCAAAACCAACAGTCGTGCCAAGAATCTGCTAAAACAGGTCAAG GGCTACAAAATCACCAG AACGGCTCTATCCAAGGAGATGGAGGCTCTTTCCGTCAACGCACCAAACTCAGCATCTTCAGCTGCCGGATTACA GCTGAGCGAGGAGGTAGAGAATAAATACAATATTGTGAGGAGTATTGGCGAGGAGTGCATACAAGAGGATGAGCTAAAGAACCTGTTAGCCAAGAAGCCCACTCCGATCTGCTATGATGGATTTGAACCATCAGGAAGGATGCACATTGCCCAG GGAGTGATGAAGGTCACCAATGTGAACAAGTTGACAACAGCTGGTTGCCAAGTGAAAATTTGGATTGCAGATTGGTTTGCTCAACTGAACAACAAGTTGGGAGGTGACTTGGAGAGAATCAAAGTGGTTGGAGAATACTTCAAGGAGATTTGGCAAGCTGGTGGTATGAACACTGACAAAGTAAGCTTTCTTTGGGCTTCAGACGAAATTAATGGTAGAGGCGGTAAGTATTGGCCTCTTGTGATGGACATTGCTCGCAGAAACAACCTCCGTCGAATCTTGAG GTGTGGGCAGATTATGGGACGTAGTGAGACAGAGGTGCTGAGTGCAGCGCAGATTCTTTACCCTTGTATGCAGTGTGCTGATATTTTCTTACTCGAG GCTGATATTTGCCAGCTGGGGATGGATCAGAGGAAAGTAAACATGTTAGCAAGAGAATACTGTGATGACATTAAGAGAAAGAACAAACCCATCATCTTGTCCCACC ATATGCTTCCTGGTCTCCAACAAGGACAAGAGAAGATGTCGAAAAGTAATCCATCATCTGCCATTTTTATGGAAGATGAGGAG GCTGATGTTAAGGAGAAGATCAGCAAAGCTTATTGCCCAGCAAGAATTGTGGAAGGCAATCCATGTCTTGAATACGTCAAATACTTAGTTCTACCACGATTCAATGAGTTCACGGTTGAAACTGATGGCAGTAACAA GACCTTCAAAAGCTTTGAAGATATTGTTGCTGACTACGAGAACGGCGCGTTGGCTCCTGAAGATCTGAAGAAAGCCTTGGTGAAAGCACTGAATATAATGCTGCAA CCTGTTCGTGACCATTTCAAAACCAACGATCGCGCCAAAAATCTACTGGAACAGGTCAAg GCTTTTAGAGTCACCAGGTGA